The Phaseolus vulgaris cultivar G19833 chromosome 10, P. vulgaris v2.0, whole genome shotgun sequence DNA window GTCGAGACTAGATAGGTTTTGAATTTGACTTATTAATTGGTGAGGGAAACAAAATGCTTCCATCAATAATtctcaattgtttttttttttttacaaaaacttgtgaaatttacATACGAATTCTTTTAGAACAGGGTAATATGACccattcttattttttattgaaaatttgtGAAACTAAATGGCACCAGAAAATTAAAACATAGTTGATGACGTAATATCGTACccattttcaaagaaaaaatctTTTTCAACATTTTGGATAAGTTTGTATGAAAAGATTGCTATTTAAGGAAGAAAATAATCTACAAAAAATGTTTagtacaatattttaaaaacaaaagtttctcatctttattataataatatactaaaatatattgatttttttatttattttaatctatacattttatatttatattttatctttaataatatttttaaattatagtatttataataatataattaactttttttgtatacaatttatattttatattcttgccggttgaccagaacgtgCTTCGTGTGTAGCTGAGACTTGCGTATCAAGGGTACCTTCGTATTGGTTCCAGAACTTCACCCTACACTGCCAtgagtacctgaaacagagagaacaaagggcgccctcgcggccgtttgcactccgatgatcaagtcagtaagCAGAAAACACTaagcacctccgtatcggaacaccgtgactGCAATGTTCTGAAGGCGCGTAACTGAATTGTTACtaacttttctctctctccaatCACTCGTGCATACAGTGTGCGCGCTAGCAAAATGATTAGAGTGTGTAAAACGTACCTCACTAAGCTTTcagaaaagcttatataccttgggtttcagtgcttactgccacgtggccTTTCTGACTTAAGCgcaactccacgtggaaggccttacaacgttgtaacccaacttagggaaatcccaaCGTGTAAGTCTTTCTTCTTCGAAGTGCATCTagcgcaaggggtgactaccTAGGTGCCAACGCATGCGCCCCAGGCTCTAGTCACTCACCCTGGGAGTGTGtcagccttcctctcgtaccatgcacatggattacccctgggcgtggccctctcccgggtcgtatctatcccagggattctccagaggtggcgtgggtacttcacgagtcaggttactccctactggtactgggaatatggccttgaagccacctttctcttctctttatgaCTATTATGAGGTACCGGGGCCTGCAGCCTCCTCGCCTGTACCGTGGCCTCTTATCGTGctgccccctccacggtctttcctacccgtgggtatcggggggtggcacCATCGACGCCtaaacctggcgacgcccaaaaGCGGTCAACTCTGACTCTCCTACTTGGAGCCCCCCTTGGTGGGTCCCGCCATATGTTtaactttgactttggtcaacgcccagGGACGGGTTGgtacattttatttttccttaaattatattttaaaattgaaaaagggaaaaaaatctataataatatttaatatttttattttatttttaattatattttaaataaaaatgaaatcaaTTATCGAAATACTGAAAAGAACTACGGTGTaagtacttatttttttttatataaccattattatcaatatgttttttaaatatatgtaaaaatcctaataaaaatatagtttaattctaatatattgtttttattattaaaatgatttgTATACCAACAACTGGTTctaaaaaatccaaatataaaaggatatttataaaaatgataatttttaattttttgataaTTAATGATTGAATATTGgctttcaatttaatttaaaataattatacaaaACATTTATCATTAGAACGTGAAAATGTATCATAGgatagttgaaaaaaaaattggttatgtaattttttgttctaatcttttcattttttgttgagtctccatgaatttatttttaacattacatatgTAGATATATCATGTTAAAATTCACCTCGAAATGACATATGATGTAAATACATATCATGCTTTAGTAAAAGTAAAGactattaatttttcaaaaacttttaaagataaagaataataattttaaaatatttaaaataaaaatgaattaaagttaaaaataatcaCGGCTTTATACTCATATGAGAAAAACTACAAtccttaattaaaaaaatatattaatttatcttAATAGAAAAGGTGAAGGAAAAGAAATAATTGAGTGAGGACAAAAATAGTCTAGAAAGATAGAATAGTAAAACtcgattatattttattttattttttgcgtgaaagaaaagtaaaaaaagcGAAAGATAGACCTAAAGACAATGGGACAAAATTCTGAAACACATCAATTGATTGAAACGCTCAAAGCGCGAGTACCGCATCGTTAACGTAGTCGAGCGAGTAGGCTCACATTTCGAGGATGGTCGATTATGACGTGGACAGGATATTTCCACAGATTCCCCTTTCACACTGGATAGGCCACGAGCTCGCCACACGCCCGTACTTGTAACAAAGCTCAGCCCTTCACGTGTCTCTCCATCTCAcggttcaaattaattttaaatgtcCAACATACCCCTCTCTTGTACTACTTATATCACCCCTGCCCCTTTTTCTTGGCTTCACACACAACACAATCACCTTGCCGCCATTGCAATAATCTTCTCCATTTctcttcattttcctcccaaaTGGCCCTTTCATGTTCCAAAGTTTTGGGCTTTTCTCTCTCAAATGTTGTGGGTTGTGATGATGTTAAGAAGAAACTAACCCtttgttctttttcttctttgagtCTTTCTATTAAGAGTGGTGGAAGCAGGAACATGAGGGTGCGTGCTGCTGCTTCAGAAGCACCAGCAACATTCACTGGGGTGGTATTTGAACCCTTTCAAGAACTGAAGAAGGATTATCTTGCTGTCCCAATTGCACAAAATGTCTCCTTGGCTCGTCAAAACTTTTCAGATGAGGCTGAAGCTGCAATAAATGAACAGATCAAGTATGGTTCTTTTCATTCTTTAACATCTTATCACCTTTTTTTATGTTGTGGTGTGGCTTTTTAATTGGAATTTCTGAGAGTTAAAGATCCATTTTTTACACTTGAGAAGGGAAGTATTTGATGTATTtctagtgttttttttaatatttaattttcacaaactttgatGAAGTCTTATTCGTGATTTACACAAACCACTTACAGCACATCACTTtatgttcatatttttttagttttaattatatatttgtttgtgtttcattgtttccttttttttacttgaaaatGTTTTCTTATGAGCAGCTAAACTCCTGCATGTTTTTAGGGGAAAAGGAAAACGTGtctttttgttgttgtagttTGTGCTAAATCTGGTTTTGATTCTATATTTTTAAGTTGATGAGTGTGGTTTCTTTACTAGATATTAAGTTTAGATTTAAGAAAAGAATACATTCATATATTTTCAATAATTGAAATACCACATTCATTAATTTAATATGTAGATATAAAAATCAGATTTAACAAAGTTTATATAAACTGGAAACACAATTATTTATCCTTTATTCATAATTGTTAGGGTTGATATCCTTTTCATGTATTTATTTATGGTtaattgttttcttattaattaattgaaagtCTTTATGCtaatagtttattttttgtctctcaACTCTGGGTACAGTGTGGAATACAACGTTTCCTATGTGTATCATTCCTTGTTTGCATACTTCGACAGAGATAACATAGCTCTCAAGGGACTTGCCAAGTAGTTAACTCTAACCCGTGTCATTTCTGTATTATTATTTACTGTATTTCTCAAAAAAGGGTTTTTAATATAGTGTGCTTTTTTGTGGAGAACAGGTTCTTTAAGgaatcaagtgaagaagaaagagagcaTGCTGAAAAGCTTATAAAGTATCAGGTTGGTCTGTTACTTTTGAACTGCTATTGCAAGTCTTGGACAAATAACACTAAAAGTTTGATTTTGACAAGGGATAAGGATTACATGTATACAATCAGCTATTTAGAAAAATAACTATAACAATAgtaattacttttaaattagttatttcAATAATCAATTTTATCAGTTATGAAAATTTGATGTATGACTTGGTTATAGTTTCAGGATTTGAGTCTTCTTAATAAAGAAAGTTAAGGTTTGTTGGTAGTCAGTCCTTACCTTATGAACCAACAAGGTTTAACACATTTATGACATGTTTGTTCTTATGAAACTCTAGTTAAGATCAAAGCTTGTGTTTTGGTCAATTAAGTTAAACTGGTAAACAAACACGTTCGTAGGAGATAAGTTAGTAAGTATATGGGGTTTTAATTCAAGATCATGTGTGTTAAAGAAAAACTTTCAGAGAAGTAATATAAACTTCAGTTGGAAAAAATTGGGTTTGTTAATCTTTTTGGGGGGTTAATTCTTCCATATGTATACGAGAACGACTTTCTTAGAGAAGTGATAAACGCATCAGCAATCTTTATATGATTTTGAATAATATCTGCAGTGCAAGCAAAAATACAGAGCTAGACTTTGTAGTTTAGACTTAATAATGACAAGCATAACTCTTATTTGTTTAGAACCTTCGTGGTGGACGAGTGGTGCTGCATCCCATCACAAGTCCTCCATCAGAATTTGAGCATTCGGAAAAAGGGGATGCCTTGTATGGTGAGTTTTCTGTTCTTGTTACACAAACTTTTGTATTTAGTTTCTTGATCAATGTTTTCTATTTGCATCTTCGCACACTTGTGTTGTAAAGTTGTGCAACACATCTACATTTATAATGGTCTTATGTTCAAACCATTATGTATAGCACAATGCTAACTTGCTTTTTTGTTATCTTGGCTTGATTCAGCCATGGAGCTAGCTTTGTCTTTGGAGAAGTTGACAAATGAGAAACTCCTCTATGTTCACAGTGTAATGCCTCTTTGCATCTATCTTTGGAATGAATGTGTTTGTAACGAAATCATAGATTACCTATAGTTCATACTGCTAAAGGACCAATCAGTCTTCATTGTGTTTATTTGTATAATAATCTTCCGTGTTTTTCTCAAACAATATAGGTGGCAGATCGTAACAATGATGCTCAAATGGCAGACTTCATTGAGAGTGAGTTTCTGTATGAGCAGGTAAAACTTTGCAAGATAGTGCAGTTGTATTCATATAATGGTTGGATATCACTAAAATACAATACCCTGTGATTATTATATGTAATACTACAAACCATCTTGGGTTTGTAacatcttatttttcttttgtgcaGGTTGAATCTATTAAAAAGATTGCAGAGTATGTGTCTCAGCTGAGATTAGTTGGAAAGGGTCACGGTATGCATATATTATCTTCAGCCTCTagagtaaatttttatttatttttagttcacAAACAAACAAGCATGCAACTATTGTGCATTACTCTGATTACACTCTGCCTCCCTCTTAGTAGAATAAATGCTTTTGTGGTTGATGTTGCTGCTGCTTGCAGGTGTTTGGCACTTTGATCAGAGGCTTCTTCATGATGGAGATGGTGTATAATCTTGGAAGGCCTGTTTTCTGCATTTGATCCTTTGTGAAGTTTAGGTGGTGTTCTATGTTTGTAGGGTAGTGAAAAAGTCTTTCTGTTTCTTCTTCTAGGTGGTAACAATGTGGGATCTTTGTGTACCATATTTAGTTGTGGTAGTATTACTATTTTGTGCAACCTTGAATTTTGTAGAAATAATTTGTGCTAGTAAACTGTTTGATGCTTTGAAAATTGTGTTGTGAACAAAGGAAAACATTCTAGTTTGTTAGTTTGAATCtgtgatttttatattttaactgtCTCGGTTTAGATTAGATATTTAGTTTGAACATTATATTTTGTTCGAAATAATTACAGTTTatttaaacctttttttctgtatattaattttgatatcaCAGTTTTGAAGGAATGTAAATAGGGATTTTATCTCTTaagatgaaaataatatttttttatattttaaaattaataattataatgtaTTAAATCAAGTAAGATGTGAAAAGTTGTCATTGTTTTTTCTCTGCATAATTTATAACTGCAGTAATATAATTTAACTATATTATGGCATATTTTGTGACCACTCGATCTTCTACgtataaaatgatatatatgtaattttgaaataaaacatCATACTActtttattgtaaaaatatttttgaaaccacagaattaattattattttaaaattaaaaaaatgaatgtgattatcttatttataaatatttaatatattacttAATTGAATTATgtacttaaaatttattttattattttaatatatttttagtgcCAAATTAATTGTAATTCATAATAAttacaaaatgtaaaatatgtaaaaaaaaagagttacaAATACTAAAATAATGTAATATACGAAGAACTTAAAATTTTTCGAATTATGTAAggtttgaaaaagaaaacattaattttttttatattacatataattttaatatattataactatcaattataaatagaaaatatattttgttattatttttctagATAAATTTGTTTacgatattttaaaaaatatttttgtaatattcaataatataatatcaaaattaatatatatatatatatatatgtaattattagttctcaaataaaaacagtacttttttacaagaataaaaaatgcAATATAGTTATTGAGtgaaaagtataaaaataatattttattaaataataaaatatattatctaaataaattatttgtaataaacATAACTATCTTAATTTGAGTAATTTTCTATcactttaattatattaattagtattttttattgttaacaTCAAAATAACTATACTTAATGATGaggactaaaaaaatattatgaaaaatattaggAACTTAATACTAACAAATACTTTTAcacaagaaaagaaataaaaaccaatATTTATGGACActaaatacatatttaaaatttaattcaattcgaactaatctaaaataattaagataataaaaaattaaattaattagaaatttGACTATGAGATGGGAATTAACTTGAAAAAAATCGTCACTGAACCTTAAAATTAAATTCTGAACTCAAATTAAAAAGGATAGAAAAACAAGTTGATTGGATAAGTTTGgttctttaaaattaaagttcaaaattattaatattaatatctcTATATGAATTTAAcatcatacatatatataatataaaattatttaagtgTATCCGAAATCAATTCTAATacctatatttatatataaaataattcataatagaacatcataatataaatacaaaagaGAGTAAACTATCAAGATTATATAAGTTATATGTTGTTCATTATAATTAAAGTacatcaaattattttattcgaTTCATTTCAAATTACATCAAATATTCTAGTAGGTTATTTTATTCAgttcatttcaaatttcttttaGTTTGAAAGTCTCACCTCCGATGAATGCAGTATAACTTCTGAAAAACTTGTGTAAGCATATTCCACCAAAAATTAATAGAtaacttattttaaacatttttttatatacttcGTAACCTCGAGTTCCAGAAGTCAAGGTTATTGTACAAATGATCAAATATACAAGCGATGTAAATATCTCTCTCGGAATTTTAAGATCTTTAATTTACATGATTTAGATAATTGTTGAAGAAAAATATCTCCTTTTATttatgttcctgccggttgactcaaaACGCCTTCGTGCGTCTATGTCACACTCACGCTCTGAGTCCTTGCGTTCGCCTGTGCCTCTCCTATGATGAACAcctgaaacacaaagacaatgggcgccctagcggtcgtttgcattctgacgctcaagtcaatactaggactaggaaacaccaaaaactgtatATTCTTGCTCGTGTGTGTGTAACGGCGCAAGAGGATTCTCCCTTGGCCAAGTTTGTtaacttactatttatagactgaaaactagggtttcctgttTACCTAAAATGGGCCTTTATGATGGGCGGGCCCAACACTGTTGTTACcttactcttaggataacctagtgCATGGGGTCCCtaactagagtgcaacctctaacgggatgaccacctggatgcctcgTCGTGCActtgatctctggggtcacccgcctctgagagtgccctagctgttcacgtgccatgcatgcagctcacccctgATCGCGGCCCTTGTTGGCCATATCCTTCCAGTGGCTTTTATACTTTGTGTCACGCCTGAATACGTCGTCCACTCTATATGCATGAgcactcgtgatctaggcttctcccttactgataactggtgtgtgatctgttagaatatatgactttaaactagagggggggtgaattgtttaaagagagtttttgcaatctattgagccttgaatgaaaatacttcacaaataccttgattaagaaatcagtttttcaaaacacaaagccaTAAGCACAGCACtgggaaaacaatcggttgtttcgcagaaacaatcggttgtttataccaataaacaaatatcaaaactgaattctaaagagttagggatagagaaaatgtacacagatgtttatactggttcactccaaacccatagctacatccagtcttctcagaaaccctgaggaaatccactaagcaatcacaacctgatcacttacaccacaaccaagaaagtgatcttgaacacctcaagacacacactcttcttggccaacacaccaacactaagattgttgatcttgatcccctcaagaacacacagccaatctcagcaaacacagaaacgaaaacttgtttcacagagtacaaggattacacttgttacagaagataatctgaaatcaatacaagcagaatcctattccacaaactttgatcaatcacaaactttcagcaatctcagctctttgaaaaactcaaaaactcttagcaaaaaacttgtcaaagattaattctcaaatctgtttttatgaatatattcaaaatgtagtttgttatcaaatcttaacaaactcttaaattgcattaaaagattggtcaaagcatttaatgaatgGAGCGTAAGcatttaaatcatttaaagctcagtcaaagataaaacagtttttctgttatggtcccaaaacaaacaatcggttgtttcctcgaatcaatcggttgttttggttctaacagttcaaccatttgaaaaacagttttcaatcttttcttaaaacatctaagtataaacaatcggttgtttcgacaaaacaatcggttgttttaacttagtttgaaaacattttactttcacaaagattgtgaatgcctatgctttagattcgatcaaagggtggattacaacactcaaactaccccagaactatactaaaccagcacagcaacaacaagcacagccaaggcttcaacatccttcaaagtgtttggattcttcaaagcttgaaaatcacttggttcaacatgaTCTGGGATCCGGTTCTCGTGGCCCATCTCTACTATTTGGACTTCCGATGTCCGACCAATCCACACTGCTAAGTGGCAAGTCGGTGCATCCTGATGagcgatgtctgaccactctcgGCTCCTTTGGCGCACGTGTTTTGCGAGGTACTGGCCCACGCTGTTCGTAGGACCCGCTTACGTGGCACCAACATTACCGGTGGTTAGTCAACACCCggggactggtcggtacaatttatagatttatgttttaatattataaatcattaagattttttcttaacaaaaataaattgttcttgtcggttgacctgGTCGCCAATTGACTTTAATGACAAGCAGTGACTCCTCCTATTTCTGGTGGATTCTGTACTTCCCTTTGAATGCGGCTCTGTTGAAATAGAGGAgactctacctgttgattgcactccgatgatcaagtcagtacagggCTTAAAAGAAGTAAGTTagtaagtagtttcagtcttagaaacgtgtacctttaccagggatctcaagtcccttttatagactacTTTTAGGTTACCTTTTGTAACAACCTTCACTCATGAGAACCTTATCTCAAGTGAAAACATGTTTGATGGGAGGAGTCTGTTACAATAAGCACAACGTGGAAACTGCCCAGAATCTTCTATCCTTGGAGTGCATAAATCTTAATAGAATGGCcgtcagggtaccaactcatgtactaGCATTAGGGGTCCAATTTGTCCATCGTAGGTGTACAAGCTTTCACgtatcatgcatgcaacttattCCCCAAAACCCTAGCGCTCTTGGGCTTAGGCTTCATAGAGAATGTTTTACTTGTACTATACCCGAATGTACTAAACACACCCTTAGGCCCATTAACACCTTTTACTGACCTGACAAGGCCTTATACACGAAGAGTTACATTAAGTATACGCATGAAAGTCAATACCCGCATACCTGAAGTCCATTCATGTGGCCCATCGACTCGACCCGACGACCGAGCTGACCTGTTTGACACAGGCACCGATGTCCGATCACCGAGCGCTGAGCTCAGCGCTCTGGTCCAgtacacaaattaaaaaaaaaacacttaaaaaaaatatcccaACTTTATATCATTACCAAAACTTCACCAACTAGCTTACTAATCTATAAGAATATTGCATCATCAAAATTAAACAAAGGCAAACAAAGCCAGACACAAAAGGAGGCCTTAGCCTTTAAGCACTATCACATAAATGGTTATAATGCAACAAAAACCTACAGAAAAAGGTGCTGCCAATCCTTTTATTGCTCCCGACGGAACCTTACAGCTCTCACATTCTTCCCAGGATCCTTTACTATTGCACTCCTTCCCATTAGCTCCAACTGCACCTTCATTCCTTCTTTTTGCTTCGAAACCTTAAGAAAAGTCCCAAACTGCTGTATAATGCAACTTCCGTACCCTTGATGAATATGGTTGTGGCTGCCAATTGGGTACAAGAGCAACACCCTGCTGCTAAGGATGGTCCAATTGCACTATTTGAGACTATTGGGACCTAACTCTGGCAacttcaacaatctccctctAGTCATCTTCATTTTAGTTATTGAAAACAAGTCTTAAACTACAAAGAAACTGCACTCTCAGCTCTATCAACATGCTCACTGCCTCCATTGTTTTGTTTTCCTATTTCAATTTGTTCTATCTTCTCTCTTTATCCTTAAGTCGCCTTTTACTACCTTTTGTTAACTTCTTCCACCTATATTACAACAAAGAAGTAACAAAGAAGTACCCTTTAGTAACATCTGTTTGGGACAAAGACTTACAAGATTTGGCCTTAACAAACACACACACATCAACAATTTATGCTTTGAATCTCTTACAAATAATTCCTATTAACTTAAAGAATGCAGACAATTTAACAGATACAAGACCTAATCAGAATAAGCTAATATAAAGTTTGTTACTTTCCTGTTCATGTATGACCATGCTTGTAGTTGTGCTAAACTAAGGATTTCATTTGGGTCAACCCTCATTCCTTTAAAAATCACCTCATTTCTCTGATTCCAAATACTCCATACAACTGCTACCCACATACctttttattaatggaggaagaagacatccaccctcacatttgaagttcttccttctagtcttctcaaaattaaaagaagacataaaataaagatgaggcccaagcccaaagcctaagcccaagcccaagaaggccaaagcccaaagagcccaagtccatcccatgaggggcaaggccaagctttgaaatactcttgcatagttttaggaggtgtggttattaaataaaggagtgtgaaaatgtaaaaataaagtcacattgtccatgtgacttaggagagtggtgtaggtgtagtttttaggaggcgtcatagtagaaaaaaggtcacacctcccatgtgacttgtttttggtgggaatttcaaatgagtttatttgaattttcccacctatttttcagcacctctaggctataaataaaggtgcttagcttgtacaattcagatttgaattttgattagagaaactatactcaatttttgagagagcattggagagctttgtgccttcttcactagtcttatcttgagagttccatggttacctcaagtggcggcttgcacactcatcttcaTCTCATTCACCATCTTCATGagttttctcttctccttccttccttctcttttcatgttcatgtcttagtttGTGTTCCTTGTCTTTTGGTTCGGCATTTTTAATTTCAGCTggttattcttctttttttcttgattttggtttggtgtttttatttttccaacaATTCTATTCGGTATTCTTGCCTTTTGttccattttaatcggttcaatttgacaatacatggaacttccatatgagtttgggttttggtactagtcttggtgagttcttgttcatagaaccttgatccaattctatgataaagtgcctatctcatatccaactcaagatgactCCTAACAATGTCAAGAATCGTTCatattgtgctagtggaatcacatcaccatACAACTGCTACCCACATACCTTTCCCCACACACGATTCCTTTTGCTTCAAACCGTAGCAAAGTAAACTGGATCAAGTGTTGCTTAAGATCGTTGTGATTCACCATCTAGGTACTCACCCATATGGATACCTTCGACTAGACCATATATGCTATCTCACATTCCACGAAGAGATGATGTACTATTTCCTCTGCCTGATCGCATAAGGGGCACAAAGATGTGGGGATAATTATACcacttttcaaaatattaatccTAGTCAGAATTTTCTCTTGAAGGATTCTCCAGGATAGCATTAAAACACTTGGTATGGCTTTAATTTCTCACAGAATTTCCAGAGCCCCCAGCCACACACAACTacataataaggaggatgaagacctaaaggttgtttatggatttatttgaaaatataggtctaattgggcttttgtttatttttgtaggcccaatcaagaggaTAACTCTAGgatgaaggaatgtacaaataTATCAAAGAAGACCTCCAActcattaaaatataaactagagctttggtcagaagaagacaagaagactgagtttcagctgactagtcaacattatttctgggtcaagctttagcttaaataaattgtataattttctTAGGATctcatgggccatgtattgggcctagtagcataaaataattggaccaagTATTTGG harbors:
- the LOC137818284 gene encoding ferritin-3, chloroplastic; its protein translation is MALSCSKVLGFSLSNVVGCDDVKKKLTLCSFSSLSLSIKSGGSRNMRVRAAASEAPATFTGVVFEPFQELKKDYLAVPIAQNVSLARQNFSDEAEAAINEQINVEYNVSYVYHSLFAYFDRDNIALKGLAKFFKESSEEEREHAEKLIKYQNLRGGRVVLHPITSPPSEFEHSEKGDALYAMELALSLEKLTNEKLLYVHSVADRNNDAQMADFIESEFLYEQVESIKKIAEYVSQLRLVGKGHGVWHFDQRLLHDGDGV